A region from the Xenopus laevis strain J_2021 chromosome 4S, Xenopus_laevis_v10.1, whole genome shotgun sequence genome encodes:
- the LOC121393344 gene encoding MIEF1 upstream open reading frame protein-like isoform X2 gives MAGWSREAVLLLYRTLLRQGHQLQLTERDFYASCVRREFRKHQYLTRLEDKERQLEKGQFFLRTKLGGLV, from the coding sequence ATGGCAGGCTGGTCCCGTGAAGCAGTTCTGCTCCTTTATCGCACTCTTCTGCGTCAAGGACACCAGCTGCAGTTAACAGAGCGAGATTTCTATGCTTCATGTGTTCGACGGGAGTTCAGGAAACATCAGTATCTGACACGGCTGGAGGACAAGGAGAGGCAGCTGGAGAAAGGACAGTTCTTCCTTAGGACCAAGCTTGGTGGGCTGGTGTAA
- the mief1.S gene encoding uncharacterized protein LOC734397 (The RefSeq protein has 1 frameshift compared to this genomic sequence), whose translation MAGAGEKKGKKDDNGIGTAIDFVLSNARLVLGVGGAAMLGIATLAVKRMYDRAISAPASPSRSSQCSKRSWEEPSWLGSSTRLLNNDMKTSVSRSLQTLPTDSSAFESDPVRPKPPTRKSKIDLKKTRLHMSIQEKLFTFYRKHVAIPPTEQSIAKQAALDICAELRNYIHHKFPDMQLREMHLSGSLYDDLQVVRADHIQLMVPLLMEKNLWSCVPGEETILNLPGFCLIRRENVEYFPRGSSYWDRCVVGGYLCPKSVIATFEKVVSGSINWPAIGSILGYVIRPVVPSESLILEVQYEEDRRLFIDFLPLVVLEEHAAVAKAHRLPRYGNMWRLSQRGAETAALMGRDQHDSGCRCLCLKILKAICHYNLQLSHLTASHLTNILLHTCEKESDWSHGVLADRFLQVLRETVGHLEKGELPSAMDPKVDLFFRTHRRGD comes from the exons ATGGCAGGAGCTGGAGAGAAGAAAGGCAAGAAGGATGACAATGGGATTGGCACTGCTATAGATTTTGTCCTCTCCAATGCCAGGCTGGTACTTGGCGTGGGAGGAGCTGCCATGCTAGGAATAGCTACTTTGGCAGTGAAACGG ATGTATGACCGGGCTATCAGTGCCCCTGCCAGTCCCTCCCGGTCCAGTCAGTGTAGCAAACGGAGTTGGGAAGAACCTAGCTGGTTGGGCTCATCTACGCGACTTCTGAACAACGACATGAAGACATCTGTAAGCCGCAGTCTGCAGACTCTCCCCACAGATTCCTCTGCATTTGAATCAG acccTGTTCGTCCTAAACCACCAACTAGGAAGTCGAAAATAGACTTGAAGAAGACTCGTCTGCACATGTCCATTCAAGAGAAACTTTTTACTTTCTATAGAAAACATGTGGCCATCCCACCTACAGAGCAAAGTATTGCTAAGCAAGCTGCTCTGGACATTTGTGCTGAACTGCGCAATTATATCCACCACAAGTTCCCAGATATGCAATTGCGAGAGATGCACCTTAGCGGAAGCCTATATGACGACCTGCAG GTTGTGAGAGCAGATCACATTCAGCTAATGGTGCCCCTCCTCATGGAAAAGAACTTGTGGTCATGTGTCCCTGGGGAGGAGACCATCCTTAATTTACCTGGATTCTGCCTCATTCGTCGGGAGAATGTGGAGTACTTCCCAAGGGGTAGTAGCTACTGGGACCGCTGTGTTGTAGGTGGTTACCTTTGTCCAAAGTCTGTCATAGCTACATTTGAGAAAGTAGTGTCAGGATCTATAAACTGGCCAGCCATTGGTTCTATACTGGGGTATGTAATCCGACCAGTGGTCCCATCAGAGAGCCTAATCCTGGAGGTTCAGTATGAGGAAGATCGGAGGCTTTTTATAGACTTCTTGCCTTTGGTAGTACTTGAGGAGCATGCAGCAGTAGCTAAGGCACATAGACTGCCTCGTTATGGAAATATGTGGAGGCTCAGCCAACGtggagctgaaactgctgctttgATGGGACGGGATCAGCACGATTCAGGGTGCCGGTGCCTATGTCTGAAGATCCTAAAAGCCATCTGTCACTACAATCTGCAACTTTCACATCTCACCGCTTCTCACCTTACAAACATCCTTCTCCACACCTGTGAGAAGGAGTCTGACTGGTCACACGGGGTGCTGGCTGACAGATTTCTCCAGGTTCTCAGAGAAACTGTGGGTCATTTAGAGAAAGGAGAGTTGCCCTCAGCCATGGACCCAAAGGTGGACCTTTT CAGAACTCATCGCAGAGGAGATTGA
- the LOC121393344 gene encoding MIEF1 upstream open reading frame protein-like isoform X1: MHTQKDCTFIVPADTCWASSSFPPPAMAGWSREAVLLLYRTLLRQGHQLQLTERDFYASCVRREFRKHQYLTRLEDKERQLEKGQFFLRTKLGGLV; the protein is encoded by the exons ATGCACACCCAGAAAGACTGCACGTTTATCGTTCCCGCTGAT ACGTGCTGGGCCAGCTCTTCTTTTCCTCCTCCTGCCATGGCAGGCTGGTCCCGTGAAGCAGTTCTGCTCCTTTATCGCACTCTTCTGCGTCAAGGACACCAGCTGCAGTTAACAGAGCGAGATTTCTATGCTTCATGTGTTCGACGGGAGTTCAGGAAACATCAGTATCTGACACGGCTGGAGGACAAGGAGAGGCAGCTGGAGAAAGGACAGTTCTTCCTTAGGACCAAGCTTGGTGGGCTGGTGTAA